The following proteins come from a genomic window of Proteiniphilum propionicum:
- a CDS encoding class I SAM-dependent methyltransferase → MNDLEKFFYNNNDKLIDKWNHYFDIYDLYFNKYRGKEIVILEIGVFQGGSLQMWKKYFGQNAKIYGVDINPNCKNLEEGNIEIFIGSQSDRTFLRKIKEQIPPIDILIDDGGHTMTQQIVTFEELFGHIKETGIYLCEDTHTSYQIMYGGGYKRRGTFIEYSKNLIDFLNAFYSEQSSLKVNNFTISVKAIHFYDSIVIIEKGQRSKPKRLTTGKATVSNYYQEPSGLKKTKWEIKKSILKIINKFLRYFRLKSFIWK, encoded by the coding sequence ATGAATGATCTGGAGAAATTCTTTTATAACAACAACGATAAATTAATTGACAAGTGGAACCATTATTTTGATATTTATGATTTATATTTTAATAAATATCGGGGCAAAGAAATAGTAATACTTGAAATCGGCGTTTTCCAGGGGGGAAGCCTTCAAATGTGGAAGAAGTATTTCGGCCAAAATGCCAAAATATATGGTGTAGATATTAATCCTAACTGCAAAAACCTGGAGGAGGGAAATATCGAGATCTTCATAGGCTCTCAATCCGACCGGACATTCCTTCGTAAAATTAAAGAGCAGATACCACCAATTGATATTCTTATTGACGATGGCGGGCACACAATGACTCAACAAATTGTCACCTTTGAAGAACTTTTTGGACACATAAAAGAAACCGGTATATATTTATGCGAGGATACACATACATCATATCAAATAATGTATGGTGGGGGTTATAAAAGAAGAGGAACATTTATTGAATATAGTAAAAACCTTATTGACTTTTTAAATGCCTTCTATTCGGAACAATCATCATTGAAAGTTAATAATTTTACCATAAGTGTTAAAGCCATACATTTTTATGACAGCATTGTGATAATTGAAAAAGGACAACGGAGTAAGCCAAAAAGGCTTACAACAGGGAAGGCAACAGTTTCTAATTATTACCAGGAACCTTCAGGATTAAAAAAAACAAAATGGGAAATTAAAAAATCAATATTAAAGATAATAAATAAATTCTTGAGATATTTCAGGCTTAAAAGTTTTATTTGGAAATAG
- a CDS encoding ZIP family metal transporter, with the protein MFEAAFWGFVSGSAILIGAFLGLYLKIGDKVTATVMAFGAGVLISALSIDLMAEAFEKAHDPLTVGLSFLAGAIMFVGGDYLIDSRGGHFRKHVHGISEQKKKEEAGNNSGSAILLGTFLDGIPESFVVGASIAAGGATGIVFIMAVFLSNLPEGMSGSLGMKMAGMSNRQIMALWTATVIITVIASVCGYIFLGSSPGSLHAATMAFASGAILAMLCDTMIPEAFRYGGRAVALVTVVGFMTAFFLSKLF; encoded by the coding sequence ATGTTTGAAGCTGCATTTTGGGGGTTTGTCTCAGGTTCGGCCATTCTCATAGGAGCATTTTTAGGCCTTTACTTGAAAATAGGGGATAAAGTAACCGCTACTGTAATGGCTTTTGGAGCGGGAGTTTTAATATCAGCACTCTCCATCGACTTAATGGCAGAAGCTTTTGAAAAGGCACACGATCCCTTAACAGTAGGGTTGAGCTTTCTGGCAGGAGCAATTATGTTTGTTGGCGGAGACTATCTGATAGATTCCAGGGGCGGTCATTTTCGGAAACATGTTCATGGCATCTCGGAGCAAAAGAAAAAGGAAGAAGCAGGTAACAACTCAGGTTCAGCAATTTTATTAGGCACTTTCCTTGATGGTATCCCTGAGTCTTTCGTTGTCGGAGCATCAATCGCCGCAGGTGGTGCTACAGGCATTGTATTTATTATGGCTGTGTTTTTAAGTAACCTTCCGGAGGGAATGTCAGGTTCTTTGGGCATGAAAATGGCCGGTATGTCTAACAGGCAGATAATGGCTTTATGGACAGCAACAGTAATTATCACCGTTATAGCTTCTGTCTGTGGTTATATTTTCCTTGGTAGTTCACCCGGCTCCCTTCATGCAGCAACAATGGCATTTGCATCAGGTGCAATTCTGGCTATGCTCTGCGACACAATGATTCCTGAAGCATTCAGGTATGGCGGACGTGCAGTAGCATTGGTGACAGTGGTGGGATTTATGACAGCGTTCTTTCTTAGCAAATTGTTTTGA
- a CDS encoding Crp/Fnr family transcriptional regulator, whose translation MDNLFVDAGYSGMIFQCPLCSSVPEDQRDEFMRDIHFSVRKFEKGDVIVTQGARYQSLYILIKGEAVTEMADDKGDFMKVEYIKAPNPMATGFLFSADNRSPVSAICRTACTFVVIPKENLSLLLKKYDEFMIAFLAYISNRVSFLSDKLRLVSLRTIRAKLAYYLLKESEGEKSFQLKTTKESIARLFSVSRPALVKVMMEMAEEGIIEVDRRKITILNRVALQNMF comes from the coding sequence ATGGACAACTTATTTGTTGATGCCGGCTATTCAGGTATGATTTTTCAATGTCCCCTTTGCAGCTCTGTTCCTGAAGATCAGCGGGACGAGTTTATGCGTGATATTCACTTCTCTGTAAGGAAATTTGAAAAAGGAGATGTGATTGTCACCCAGGGGGCACGTTATCAATCACTCTATATATTAATAAAAGGGGAGGCAGTTACCGAGATGGCAGATGATAAGGGAGATTTTATGAAGGTAGAGTATATCAAGGCTCCCAATCCCATGGCAACCGGTTTTTTGTTTTCAGCCGATAACCGTTCCCCGGTCTCTGCTATTTGCAGAACTGCCTGTACGTTTGTTGTGATACCTAAGGAGAATCTATCCCTTCTGTTGAAAAAGTATGATGAGTTTATGATTGCTTTCCTGGCATATATATCCAATAGGGTATCCTTTCTTTCAGATAAGCTGCGACTTGTCTCATTACGAACAATAAGGGCAAAACTGGCCTATTACCTGCTGAAAGAGTCGGAAGGGGAAAAGAGCTTCCAGTTGAAAACAACAAAAGAGAGTATTGCCCGGCTGTTCAGTGTTTCCCGTCCCGCGCTGGTGAAGGTGATGATGGAGATGGCAGAAGAGGGGATTATTGAGGTTGACAGGAGGAAGATTACAATTCTAAATCGGGTTGCACTTCAAAACATGTTTTAA